One genomic region from Streptomyces sp. Li-HN-5-11 encodes:
- a CDS encoding MarR family transcriptional regulator: MAAVDLTTHPGHLARRLQQAHYLLWNTMVSEEITSPQFAVLNTLVAEPGLDQRTVGERVGLDRSTIAEVISRLSRRGLLDKVRDPQDGRRFLLRLTEEGERTHRKLTVRTARMNQVFLGPLDAEEQALFFELIRRVADAAEGLRNPAEPLAARP; this comes from the coding sequence ATGGCCGCGGTCGACCTCACGACCCATCCCGGGCACCTGGCCCGGCGGCTGCAGCAGGCGCACTACCTGCTGTGGAACACGATGGTCTCCGAGGAGATCACCTCGCCGCAGTTCGCGGTCCTGAACACTCTCGTCGCCGAGCCGGGGCTCGACCAGCGCACGGTGGGGGAGCGGGTGGGGCTCGACCGGTCCACCATCGCCGAGGTCATCAGCCGGCTCAGCCGTCGAGGGCTGCTCGACAAGGTGCGCGACCCTCAGGACGGCCGCCGTTTCCTGCTGCGGCTGACCGAGGAGGGGGAGCGGACGCACCGCAAGCTCACCGTGCGCACGGCGCGCATGAACCAGGTCTTCCTGGGCCCCCTCGACGCCGAGGAGCAGGCCCTGTTCTTCGAGCTCATCCGGCGTGTCGCGGACGCGGCCGAGGGCCTGCGCAACCCGGCCGAACCCCTCGCCGCGCGGCCCTGA
- a CDS encoding zinc-dependent alcohol dehydrogenase: protein MKAVTWQGKRDVRVEDVPDPKIQEPTDAVIRITSTGLCGSDLHLYEVLTPFMTPGDILGHEPMGIVEEVGPEVPDLRPGDRVVVPFQISCGHCFMCSSGLQTQCETTQVTSEGMGAALFGYTRLYGAVPGAQAEYLRVPQAHYGPIKIPEGPPDDRFVYLSDVLPTAWQAVAYADVPRGGTVAVLGLGPIGDMACRVAQARGAGRVFGVDLVPERLARARRRGVETYDLRAFHNEKELVAAIHDETDGRGPDAVIDAVGTEAHGSAAARLVQQAAAVMPRALGGPLAERFSVDRLAALHTAIELVRRGGTLSLTGVYGGMADPMPMLTLFDKQIQMRMGQANVRRWVDEILPYLGDGDPLGVDDFATHRVPLSDAPHAYDMFQRKQDGAVKVLMHP, encoded by the coding sequence ATGAAGGCAGTGACCTGGCAGGGCAAGCGCGACGTTCGGGTGGAGGACGTACCCGATCCGAAGATCCAGGAGCCGACGGACGCCGTCATCCGGATCACCTCGACCGGCCTGTGCGGCTCCGACCTGCACCTGTACGAGGTGCTGACCCCGTTCATGACACCGGGCGACATCCTCGGGCACGAACCGATGGGGATCGTCGAGGAGGTGGGACCCGAGGTGCCGGACCTGCGGCCCGGCGACCGGGTGGTCGTGCCGTTCCAGATCTCCTGCGGGCACTGCTTCATGTGCTCCTCCGGCCTGCAGACCCAGTGCGAGACCACCCAGGTCACCAGTGAGGGCATGGGCGCCGCCCTGTTCGGCTACACCCGCCTGTACGGCGCGGTGCCGGGCGCGCAGGCCGAGTACCTGCGTGTCCCGCAGGCGCACTACGGCCCGATCAAGATCCCCGAGGGGCCGCCCGACGACCGCTTCGTCTACCTCTCCGACGTCCTGCCCACCGCCTGGCAGGCCGTCGCGTACGCCGACGTCCCCCGCGGCGGAACCGTGGCCGTACTCGGCCTCGGGCCCATCGGGGACATGGCCTGCCGGGTCGCCCAGGCGCGCGGTGCCGGACGGGTGTTCGGCGTGGACCTGGTTCCCGAGCGGCTGGCCCGGGCGCGCCGGCGCGGCGTGGAGACCTACGACCTGCGCGCCTTCCACAACGAGAAGGAACTCGTCGCCGCGATCCACGACGAGACGGACGGGCGCGGCCCCGACGCCGTGATCGACGCGGTCGGCACCGAGGCGCACGGCAGCGCGGCCGCCCGGCTCGTGCAGCAGGCCGCCGCGGTGATGCCGCGGGCCCTGGGCGGACCGCTCGCCGAACGCTTCAGCGTGGACCGGCTCGCCGCCCTGCACACGGCGATCGAGCTGGTGCGGCGCGGTGGCACGCTCTCCCTGACCGGTGTGTACGGCGGCATGGCCGACCCGATGCCGATGCTCACCCTCTTCGACAAGCAGATCCAGATGCGGATGGGCCAGGCCAACGTCCGCCGCTGGGTGGACGAGATCCTGCCGTACCTGGGCGACGGGGACCCGCTCGGCGTCGACGACTTCGCCACGCACCGGGTGCCGCTGTCGGACGCGCCGCACGCGTACGACATGTTCCAGCGCAAGCAGGACGGCGCCGTCAAGGTGCTCATGCACCCCTGA
- a CDS encoding ATP-dependent DNA ligase → MDLPVMPPVKPMLAKSVAKIPSGMQYEAKWDGFRAIVFRDGSEVELGSRTGKPLTRYFPELVAAVQERVPQRCVLDGEIVIAREGRLDFDALTERIHPADSRVRMLAERTPSSFVAFDLLALDDESLLDVPLSDRRALLVRALEGVTAPVHVAPATTDAGVARQWFEQYEGAGLDGVIAKPLGLGYLQDERAMFKVKHERTADVVVAGYRHHKSGPVVGSLLLGLYDDRGTLQHVGVSAAFPMKRRAELIEELEPLRMEDVAGHPWALWSDETAHESARLPGAPSRWSGRKDLSWVPLRPERVAEVAYDHMENGARFRHTARFRRWRPDRTPESCTYAQLEEPVRYDLAEIFGSPT, encoded by the coding sequence ATGGATCTGCCGGTGATGCCCCCCGTGAAGCCGATGCTCGCCAAGTCGGTGGCGAAGATCCCGTCCGGCATGCAGTACGAGGCGAAGTGGGACGGCTTCAGGGCGATCGTGTTCCGCGACGGGAGCGAGGTCGAGCTGGGCAGCCGCACCGGGAAGCCGCTGACCAGGTACTTTCCCGAACTGGTGGCGGCGGTCCAGGAGCGGGTGCCGCAGCGCTGTGTGCTGGACGGGGAGATCGTGATCGCGCGGGAGGGGCGTTTGGACTTCGACGCGCTGACCGAGCGCATCCACCCGGCCGACTCACGGGTGCGGATGCTGGCCGAGCGGACCCCGTCGTCCTTCGTGGCGTTCGACCTGCTCGCGCTGGACGACGAGTCGCTGCTGGACGTGCCGCTGTCCGACCGGCGGGCTCTGCTGGTCAGGGCGCTGGAGGGGGTCACGGCGCCGGTCCATGTGGCACCGGCCACGACCGATGCCGGGGTGGCCCGGCAGTGGTTCGAACAGTACGAGGGCGCGGGCCTCGACGGGGTGATCGCCAAGCCGCTCGGTCTCGGCTACCTCCAGGACGAACGCGCCATGTTCAAGGTCAAGCACGAGCGCACGGCGGACGTGGTCGTGGCCGGCTACCGCCACCACAAGAGCGGTCCGGTCGTCGGCTCGCTGCTGCTCGGCCTGTACGACGACCGGGGCACCCTGCAGCACGTCGGCGTGTCGGCCGCGTTCCCGATGAAGCGGCGCGCCGAGCTCATCGAGGAGCTGGAGCCGCTGCGGATGGAGGACGTCGCCGGGCACCCGTGGGCGCTCTGGTCGGACGAGACGGCCCACGAGTCGGCCCGGCTGCCCGGCGCGCCCAGCCGCTGGTCGGGCAGGAAGGACCTGTCCTGGGTGCCGCTGCGGCCGGAGCGGGTGGCCGAGGTGGCGTACGACCACATGGAGAACGGGGCGCGCTTCCGGCACACGGCCCGCTTCCGCCGCTGGCGGCCGGACCGCACTCCGGAGAGCTGTACGTACGCCCAGCTGGAGGAGCCGGTCCGCTACGACCTGGCGGAGATCTTCGGCTCCCCCACCTGA
- the ligD gene encoding non-homologous end-joining DNA ligase: protein MGDAVELDVAGRTVRLSSPDKVFFPERGFTKLDVARYYQAVGPGILRALRDRPTTLERYPDGLTGEWFFQKRAPKGMPGWIPTAHITFPSGRSADEMCPTEEAAVVWAAQYGTLTFHPWPVRRDDVDHPDELRIDLDPQPGTDYADAVRAAHELRAVLEEFGGLRGWPKTSGGRGLHVFVPIEPRWTFSQVRRAAIAVGREMERRMPEQVTIKWWKEERGARIFLDYNQTARDRTIASAYSVRPRPHAPVSAPLRWEEVGAAHPRDFDIATMPARFAEVGDVHAGMDDHAYSLEALLDLAARDEHDHGLGDLPYPPEYPKMPGEPKRVQPSRARAGKEGPAAC, encoded by the coding sequence ATGGGCGATGCGGTGGAACTGGACGTGGCCGGCCGGACCGTGCGGCTGTCGAGCCCGGACAAGGTCTTCTTCCCGGAACGCGGCTTCACCAAGCTGGACGTCGCCCGCTACTACCAGGCGGTCGGCCCCGGCATCCTGCGTGCCCTGCGCGACCGCCCCACCACCCTGGAGCGCTATCCGGACGGCCTGACCGGAGAGTGGTTCTTCCAGAAGCGGGCGCCCAAGGGCATGCCCGGCTGGATCCCCACCGCGCACATCACCTTCCCCAGCGGCCGCAGCGCCGACGAGATGTGCCCCACCGAGGAGGCCGCCGTGGTGTGGGCCGCCCAGTACGGCACGCTCACCTTCCACCCATGGCCGGTACGGCGCGACGACGTCGACCACCCCGACGAGCTCCGCATCGACCTGGACCCGCAGCCCGGCACCGACTACGCCGACGCCGTGCGCGCCGCCCATGAACTGCGCGCCGTACTGGAGGAGTTCGGCGGCCTGCGCGGCTGGCCCAAGACCTCCGGCGGCCGCGGCCTGCACGTCTTCGTGCCCATCGAACCCCGCTGGACCTTCAGCCAGGTGCGGCGGGCCGCGATCGCGGTGGGCCGCGAGATGGAGCGCCGGATGCCCGAGCAGGTGACGATCAAGTGGTGGAAGGAGGAACGGGGTGCGCGCATCTTCCTGGACTACAACCAGACCGCCCGCGACCGCACCATCGCCTCCGCCTACTCCGTACGCCCCCGCCCGCACGCTCCCGTCTCGGCGCCCCTGCGCTGGGAGGAGGTCGGCGCCGCCCATCCCCGGGACTTCGACATCGCGACCATGCCGGCCCGCTTCGCCGAGGTGGGCGACGTCCACGCCGGCATGGACGACCACGCGTACTCCCTGGAGGCGCTGCTGGACCTCGCCGCCCGGGACGAACACGACCACGGGCTGGGCGACCTGCCGTACCCGCCGGAGTATCCGAAGATGCCGGGGGAGCCGAAGCGGGTGCAGCCGAGCCGTGCCAGGGCGGGCAAGGAGGGGCCGGCCGCCTGCTGA
- a CDS encoding VOC family protein, which translates to MLTTRFVNGAPNWIDVGTSDLDGARSFYGGLFGWQFQSAGPDAGGYGFFQLDGRTVAGGMQITAEQGPPSWTVYFQSADAQATAKAAEEAHGRVLAQPMDVMGQGHMAVLADKAGVPFGIWQPGQTRGVDMAGDPGSLCWVELITPDIAAAAAFYHKALGLETSAVPFPGGTYTCVNPAEGGEDAMFGGMVPLSDDPAETGAYWLPYFEVTDADAVAARARELGGTVRVPATDIEGVGRFAKLADPSGARFAVIRSAQRQT; encoded by the coding sequence ATGCTCACCACCCGCTTCGTCAACGGTGCTCCGAACTGGATCGACGTCGGCACTTCCGACCTCGACGGCGCCCGCTCCTTCTACGGCGGGCTCTTCGGCTGGCAGTTCCAGTCGGCCGGCCCCGACGCCGGCGGCTACGGTTTCTTCCAGCTGGACGGCAGGACCGTGGCCGGCGGTATGCAGATCACGGCGGAGCAGGGCCCGCCGTCCTGGACGGTGTACTTCCAGAGCGCGGACGCGCAGGCGACCGCCAAGGCCGCCGAAGAGGCGCACGGCAGGGTGCTGGCGCAGCCCATGGACGTGATGGGCCAGGGTCACATGGCCGTCCTCGCCGACAAGGCGGGCGTACCGTTCGGCATCTGGCAGCCCGGGCAGACCAGGGGCGTGGACATGGCCGGCGACCCCGGATCGCTGTGCTGGGTCGAGCTGATCACGCCGGACATCGCGGCGGCGGCCGCCTTCTACCACAAGGCGCTGGGTCTGGAGACGTCGGCGGTGCCCTTCCCGGGCGGCACGTACACGTGCGTCAATCCGGCCGAGGGCGGCGAGGACGCCATGTTCGGCGGCATGGTGCCGCTCTCGGACGACCCGGCCGAGACCGGCGCGTACTGGCTGCCGTACTTCGAGGTCACGGACGCGGACGCCGTGGCCGCCAGGGCGCGGGAACTCGGCGGCACGGTCCGGGTGCCCGCCACGGACATCGAGGGCGTGGGCCGCTTCGCCAAGCTCGCCGACCCCTCCGGGGCCCGCTTCGCGGTGATCAGGAGCGCTCAGCGGCAGACGTGA
- a CDS encoding WhiB family transcriptional regulator — protein sequence MHFETITPDDTAWQARALCAQTGADFFFPEPGSSVREAKRICGMCEIRSACLEYALANDERFGVWGGLSEKERLALRRTTPQTY from the coding sequence ATGCACTTCGAGACGATCACTCCGGACGACACCGCCTGGCAGGCCCGGGCCCTGTGCGCGCAGACGGGGGCCGACTTCTTCTTTCCCGAGCCGGGCAGCTCGGTGCGTGAGGCGAAGCGCATCTGCGGCATGTGCGAGATCCGCTCGGCCTGTCTGGAGTACGCGCTGGCGAACGACGAACGCTTCGGCGTCTGGGGCGGCCTGTCCGAAAAGGAACGGCTGGCGCTCAGGCGCACGACGCCCCAGACGTACTGA
- a CDS encoding acyl-ACP desaturase, with translation MTITSPHLDSPSVWTDARLLYALEEVVEKELNRHLQVAKDWMPHEYVPWSDGRNFPGLFADGEAWDKEQSKVTEIGRIALVVNLLTEDNLPSYHHEIASLFGRDGAWGTWVHRWTAEEGRHGIVMRDYLLTSRAVDPDKLEQFRMAHMSEGFESDNRHSMLHSVAYVAFQELATRISHRNTGHQSGDPVCDRMLARIATDENLHMVFYRNLLKAAFDIAPDLTMQAVRDVVVNFRMPGHGIPGFERAAAQMAIGEVYNLRIHHDDVLQPVLRFLKVMEIDGLGPEGRQAQEELGLFMGGLDAEASKFDEKLAARKARMAARADA, from the coding sequence GTGACGATCACTTCCCCTCACCTCGACAGCCCGTCCGTCTGGACCGACGCCCGGCTGCTGTACGCGCTGGAGGAAGTGGTCGAGAAGGAGCTCAACCGGCATCTGCAGGTGGCCAAGGACTGGATGCCGCACGAGTACGTGCCCTGGAGCGACGGCCGCAACTTCCCGGGCCTCTTCGCGGACGGCGAGGCCTGGGACAAGGAGCAGTCCAAGGTCACCGAGATCGGCCGGATCGCCCTGGTCGTGAACCTCCTGACCGAGGACAACCTGCCCAGCTACCACCACGAGATCGCCTCGCTGTTCGGCCGGGACGGCGCCTGGGGCACCTGGGTGCACCGCTGGACCGCCGAGGAGGGCCGGCACGGCATCGTGATGCGCGACTACCTGCTCACCTCGCGCGCGGTGGACCCGGACAAGCTGGAGCAGTTCCGGATGGCGCACATGAGCGAGGGCTTCGAGTCCGACAACCGGCACTCGATGCTGCACTCGGTCGCCTACGTCGCCTTCCAGGAGCTCGCCACCCGCATCTCGCACCGCAACACCGGCCACCAGTCCGGCGACCCGGTCTGCGACCGCATGCTGGCGCGCATCGCGACCGACGAGAACCTCCACATGGTGTTCTACCGCAACCTGCTCAAGGCGGCGTTCGACATCGCGCCCGACCTCACGATGCAGGCGGTACGGGACGTGGTCGTCAACTTCCGCATGCCCGGCCACGGCATCCCCGGCTTCGAGCGTGCGGCGGCGCAGATGGCCATCGGCGAGGTCTACAACCTGCGCATCCACCACGACGACGTGCTCCAGCCCGTGCTGCGCTTCCTGAAGGTCATGGAGATCGACGGTCTCGGCCCCGAGGGCCGTCAGGCCCAGGAGGAACTGGGCCTGTTCATGGGCGGACTGGACGCGGAGGCGTCGAAGTTCGACGAGAAGCTGGCCGCGCGCAAGGCACGGATGGCGGCGCGGGCGGACGCCTGA
- the ddaH gene encoding dimethylargininase, translating into MPSKKALVRRPSPRLAEGLVTHIEREKADVELAVRQWETYVEALRTHGWETIEVDPADDCPDSVFVEDTVVVYKNVALITRPGAASRREETAGVEEAVARLGCSVNWVWEPGTLDGGDVLKIGDTIYVGRGGRTNAAGVQQLRAAFEPLGARIVAVPVSKVLHLKSAVTALPDGTVIGHIPKVDTPSLYPRFLPVPEESGGHVVLLGGGKLLMAESAPKTAELLGDLGFEPVVVDISEFEKLEGCVTCLSVRLRELYA; encoded by the coding sequence GTGCCCAGCAAGAAGGCCCTCGTCCGCCGCCCCAGCCCGCGCCTCGCCGAAGGACTGGTGACGCACATCGAGCGGGAGAAGGCCGACGTCGAGCTCGCGGTGCGGCAGTGGGAGACGTACGTCGAGGCGCTGCGCACACACGGCTGGGAGACGATCGAGGTCGATCCTGCGGACGACTGCCCCGACTCCGTGTTCGTCGAGGACACCGTCGTCGTCTACAAGAACGTCGCCCTGATCACACGGCCGGGAGCCGCCTCCCGTCGGGAGGAGACGGCCGGCGTCGAGGAGGCCGTGGCGCGCCTGGGCTGCTCGGTGAACTGGGTCTGGGAGCCGGGCACTCTGGACGGCGGCGACGTCCTGAAGATCGGCGACACGATCTACGTCGGCCGCGGCGGGCGCACCAACGCGGCCGGCGTGCAGCAGCTGCGGGCCGCCTTCGAGCCCCTCGGTGCGCGGATCGTGGCCGTGCCGGTGAGCAAGGTGCTGCATCTGAAGTCGGCGGTGACGGCGCTGCCCGACGGCACCGTCATCGGCCACATCCCGAAGGTCGACACGCCGTCGCTGTACCCGCGTTTCCTGCCGGTGCCCGAGGAGTCGGGCGGCCATGTGGTGCTGCTCGGCGGCGGCAAGCTGCTGATGGCGGAGAGCGCGCCGAAGACGGCGGAGTTGCTGGGCGATCTCGGCTTCGAGCCGGTCGTGGTGGACATCAGCGAGTTCGAGAAGCTGGAGGGATGTGTGACGTGCCTCTCGGTGCGGCTGCGGGAGCTGTACGCCTGA
- a CDS encoding ABC-F family ATP-binding cassette domain-containing protein has translation MSASVTCTSVSFSWPDGTSVFTSLDVAFGPGRTGLVGVNGSGKSTLLKLIAGELTPSGGTVRVAGEIGHLPQNVTLDTALRVDEALGIAARRAALRAIEAGDVSEVHFETVGDDWDVEERALATLGELGLGHIGLDRTVGEVSGGESVLLRLAALLLRRPDVLLLDEPTNNLDLYARRRLYAAVAAWPGVLIVVSHDRELLDLVDQIADLRSGEVTWYGGNFSAYEEALAVEQEAAERMVRVAEADLRKQQRELADAQVKLARRKRYGQKMWDSKREPKIVMGARKRAAQESAGKHRILHEERLSEARERLDEAVEAVRDDDEIRVDLPYTAVPPGRTVLTLRDLQPVYGARVRGGFDLRGPERVALVGRNGAGKTTLLRTVAGELAPVAGEAVTHVPLRFLPQRLDVLDGALSVAENVARFAPGATNNRVRARLARFLFRGARADQKAATLSGGERFRAALAALMLAEPAPQLLMLDEPTNNLDMASVRQLTTALESYEGALVVASHDLPFLDSIGITRWVLLEEGELRETTREALGERE, from the coding sequence ATGTCCGCATCCGTCACCTGTACCTCCGTCTCCTTCTCGTGGCCCGACGGCACCTCCGTCTTCACCTCCCTGGACGTCGCCTTCGGCCCCGGCCGGACCGGCCTCGTCGGCGTCAACGGCTCGGGCAAGTCCACCCTGTTGAAGCTGATCGCCGGCGAGCTCACCCCGTCCGGCGGCACCGTCCGCGTCGCCGGCGAGATCGGTCACCTCCCGCAGAACGTCACGCTCGACACCGCGCTCCGCGTCGACGAGGCCCTGGGCATCGCCGCGCGGCGGGCGGCGCTGCGCGCCATCGAGGCCGGCGACGTGTCCGAGGTCCACTTCGAGACCGTCGGCGACGACTGGGACGTGGAGGAGCGCGCCCTGGCCACCCTCGGCGAACTCGGCCTGGGCCACATCGGCCTGGACCGCACCGTCGGCGAGGTGTCCGGCGGCGAGTCCGTACTGCTGCGGCTGGCCGCACTGCTGCTGCGCCGCCCGGACGTACTGCTGCTGGACGAACCCACCAACAACCTCGACCTGTACGCCCGCCGGCGGCTGTACGCGGCCGTCGCGGCCTGGCCGGGCGTGCTGATCGTGGTCAGCCACGACCGCGAACTGCTGGACCTGGTGGACCAGATCGCCGATCTGCGCTCTGGGGAGGTCACCTGGTACGGCGGCAACTTCTCCGCGTACGAGGAGGCCCTCGCCGTGGAACAGGAGGCCGCCGAGCGGATGGTGCGCGTCGCCGAGGCCGACCTGCGCAAGCAGCAGCGCGAGCTGGCCGACGCCCAGGTCAAGCTGGCCCGCCGCAAGCGGTACGGCCAGAAGATGTGGGACAGCAAGCGCGAGCCGAAGATCGTCATGGGTGCGCGCAAGCGGGCGGCGCAGGAGTCCGCGGGCAAGCACCGCATCCTGCACGAGGAGCGGCTCAGCGAGGCGAGGGAACGGCTCGACGAGGCGGTGGAGGCGGTACGGGACGACGACGAGATCCGCGTCGACCTGCCGTACACCGCCGTACCGCCGGGCCGCACCGTCCTCACCCTGCGGGACCTGCAGCCGGTGTACGGCGCGCGCGTGCGCGGCGGCTTCGACCTGCGCGGCCCCGAGCGGGTCGCCCTGGTCGGGCGCAACGGGGCGGGCAAGACGACCCTGTTGCGCACGGTCGCCGGGGAGCTGGCGCCGGTCGCGGGCGAGGCGGTGACGCACGTCCCGCTGCGGTTCCTGCCGCAGCGGCTCGACGTCCTCGACGGCGCGCTGAGCGTCGCCGAGAACGTGGCGCGCTTCGCGCCGGGCGCCACCAACAACCGCGTCCGGGCCCGGCTCGCCCGGTTCCTCTTCCGGGGCGCCCGGGCCGACCAGAAGGCGGCGACACTGTCCGGCGGGGAACGCTTCCGGGCGGCGCTGGCCGCGCTGATGCTGGCCGAGCCCGCGCCCCAGCTGCTCATGCTCGACGAGCCGACGAACAACCTCGACATGGCGAGCGTCCGGCAGCTGACCACCGCCCTGGAGTCGTACGAAGGCGCACTCGTCGTGGCCAGTCACGACCTGCCGTTCCTGGACTCGATCGGCATCACCCGCTGGGTACTGCTGGAGGAGGGAGAACTGAGGGAGACCACCCGGGAAGCGCTCGGGGAGCGCGAGTAG
- a CDS encoding GPP34 family phosphoprotein, with protein MTDGTPTGGAFPAPARLSLPARLYLLAWDTTRLRITGAAHLHHLVRAGALTELAQRGLLVDDDGIATPVDLDARTGDPVLDGLLDLVRESRPRRWKAWVTLRARFTLVAVREQLAAEGCLRAEKRRVLGVFPSVEYALERVALVDALREEARTVLEGPLPAAEVSEGDAALVALAAAAELRTLVPARDRRRHRRRIEELTDRGGAAAPALRRVVREVRTAVVVAAAAASAPAGG; from the coding sequence GTGACCGACGGCACGCCCACCGGCGGCGCGTTCCCCGCGCCGGCCCGCCTGTCACTGCCGGCGCGGCTCTACCTGCTGGCCTGGGACACCACCCGGCTGCGGATCACCGGCGCCGCCCATCTGCACCACCTGGTCCGGGCCGGCGCCCTCACCGAGCTGGCCCAGCGCGGGCTGCTCGTCGACGACGACGGCATCGCCACGCCGGTCGATCTCGACGCCCGCACGGGGGACCCCGTGCTCGACGGCCTTCTCGACCTCGTGCGGGAGTCGCGGCCGCGCCGCTGGAAGGCCTGGGTGACGCTGCGGGCCCGGTTCACCCTCGTGGCCGTGCGCGAGCAACTGGCCGCCGAAGGGTGTCTGCGCGCGGAGAAACGGCGCGTCCTCGGGGTCTTCCCGTCGGTGGAGTACGCCCTGGAGCGCGTGGCCCTCGTGGACGCGCTGCGGGAGGAGGCGCGCACGGTGCTCGAGGGACCGCTCCCGGCCGCGGAGGTCTCAGAGGGCGACGCGGCCCTCGTCGCCCTCGCGGCCGCCGCGGAGCTGCGCACCCTGGTGCCCGCCAGGGACCGCAGGCGTCATCGCAGGCGCATCGAGGAACTGACGGACCGCGGCGGAGCGGCGGCCCCCGCGCTGCGCAGGGTCGTCCGCGAAGTCCGCACGGCGGTCGTCGTGGCCGCCGCGGCGGCGTCCGCACCGGCGGGCGGCTGA
- a CDS encoding SsgA family sporulation/cell division regulator encodes MSTVIEQPVEARLVAAAPRMPSIPATLHYDRRDPFAVRMTFPAQATLEGVEVCWTFARDLLAAGLREPEGNGDVRVRPYGYDRTVLEFHAPEGTAVVHVRSGEIRRFLQSTGELVPVGLEHLQIDLDHDLAELMRDAC; translated from the coding sequence TTGTCCACCGTCATCGAGCAGCCCGTGGAGGCGCGCCTGGTCGCCGCCGCCCCGCGGATGCCCAGCATTCCCGCCACGCTGCACTACGACCGGCGCGACCCGTTCGCCGTCCGCATGACCTTCCCGGCCCAGGCCACCCTCGAAGGGGTGGAGGTCTGCTGGACCTTCGCCCGCGACCTCCTGGCGGCCGGTCTGCGGGAACCCGAGGGGAACGGTGACGTGCGGGTGCGGCCGTACGGCTACGACCGCACCGTGCTGGAGTTCCACGCCCCCGAGGGCACCGCCGTGGTGCATGTCCGCAGCGGGGAGATACGGCGCTTCCTCCAGTCCACGGGCGAGCTGGTGCCCGTCGGTCTGGAGCACCTCCAGATCGACCTGGACCACGATCTCGCGGAGCTGATGCGCGACGCCTGCTGA
- a CDS encoding plasmid stabilization protein, protein MPRGSSSKRERQYEHIKESAQDRGESTDRAKEIAARTVNKERARSGESKTASRSSTQDMSSGKRGGQRSGRGSGGPTYDQLYEEAKRRNIHGRSDMNKQQLRQALGKG, encoded by the coding sequence ATGCCACGCGGTTCCAGTTCCAAACGGGAGCGTCAGTACGAGCACATCAAGGAGAGCGCGCAGGACCGGGGGGAGAGCACCGACCGCGCCAAGGAGATCGCCGCGCGCACGGTGAACAAGGAGCGCGCCCGCTCGGGCGAGTCGAAGACCGCCAGTCGCTCCTCGACTCAGGACATGTCCTCCGGCAAGCGAGGCGGACAGCGCTCGGGCCGGGGCTCCGGGGGACCCACCTACGACCAACTGTACGAGGAGGCCAAGCGCCGCAACATCCACGGCCGCTCGGACATGAACAAGCAGCAGCTCCGGCAGGCGCTGGGCAAGGGCTGA
- a CDS encoding endonuclease V produces the protein MTTVRVPAGWPATEEQARAVQDELRGRVVLDEPGPEPGTGHVTGVDVAYDDERDVVAAAAVVLDAATLRVVAEATAVGRISFPYVPGLLAFREIPTVLAALDALPCPPGLVVCDGYGLAHPRRFGLASHLGVLTGLPTIGVAKNPFTFVHDDPEAPRGSSSPLLAGSEEVGRALRTRDGVKPVFVSVGHRVSLPNACAHTLALTPAYRLPETTRRADALCRRALREATAPPSEYGA, from the coding sequence ATGACGACCGTACGCGTTCCCGCGGGCTGGCCCGCGACGGAGGAGCAGGCCCGCGCCGTCCAGGACGAGTTGCGCGGGAGGGTGGTGCTGGACGAGCCGGGGCCGGAGCCCGGCACGGGACACGTCACGGGAGTCGACGTCGCCTACGACGACGAGCGGGACGTCGTCGCGGCCGCGGCGGTCGTCCTGGACGCGGCCACGCTGCGCGTCGTCGCCGAGGCCACCGCCGTCGGCCGGATCTCCTTCCCCTACGTGCCCGGCCTGCTGGCCTTCCGCGAGATCCCCACCGTGCTCGCCGCCCTCGACGCCCTGCCCTGCCCGCCCGGACTCGTCGTCTGCGACGGCTACGGCCTGGCCCACCCCCGTCGTTTCGGTCTCGCCAGCCACCTCGGCGTGCTGACCGGACTGCCCACGATCGGCGTCGCGAAGAACCCCTTCACGTTCGTCCACGACGACCCGGAGGCCCCGCGCGGCAGCTCCTCCCCACTCCTCGCGGGCAGCGAGGAGGTGGGCCGCGCCCTGCGCACCCGGGACGGCGTCAAGCCGGTCTTCGTCTCCGTCGGCCACCGGGTGAGCCTGCCGAACGCCTGCGCGCACACCCTCGCCCTCACTCCGGCCTACCGCCTCCCCGAGACCACCCGCAGGGCGGACGCCTTGTGCCGCAGGGCACTTCGGGAGGCGACCGCACCACCATCTGAGTACGGGGCCTGA
- the mmpA gene encoding morphogenic membrane protein MmpA produces the protein MTTHRSPKPLADPNRPVERAVNAALVLAVLVGLGWIAGMIYTVAGWSL, from the coding sequence ATGACGACGCACCGCTCCCCGAAGCCCCTCGCCGACCCGAACCGGCCCGTCGAGCGGGCCGTGAACGCCGCTCTGGTCCTCGCCGTGCTGGTGGGGCTGGGCTGGATAGCCGGAATGATCTACACGGTGGCCGGGTGGTCCCTGTAG